A genomic region of Rhodococcus pyridinivorans contains the following coding sequences:
- a CDS encoding Na+/H+ antiporter subunit D encodes MNPSVANLVPLPVLIPLLAAAATLIVGRRPRVQRWITVFALVASLVVCVALLYYADADGIAVLQIGGWEAPIGISLVVDRLSALMLVVSAIVLLSVMLYAVGQGIHDGNEQQPVSIFLPTYLALTAGVNIAFLAGDLFNLFVGFEVLLAASFVLLTLGASADRVRAGVSYVMVSMVSSLVFLVGIAFAYAATGTLNLAQMALRMDEISPGTRAAIFGVLLVAFGIKAAVFPLSSWLPDSYPTAPAPVTAVFAGLLTKVGVYAIIRAHTLLFPGGELDDVLLVAGLLTMIVGILGAIAQNDIKRLLSFTLVSHIGYMIFGVALSSQTGLAGAVYYVGHHILVQTTLFLVVGLIERQAGSASLRRLGSLALMSPLLAVLFLIPALNLGGIPPFSGFIGKVALLQAGAEDGSVLAWVLVGGGVVTSLLTLYVVARIWTKAFWRARADAPEGDLADIGPSALIDESATDISFEERPDVGRMPAAMLVPTVWLVAIGVSLTVFAGPLLDISNRAAENLRDRTVYIEAVLGGEQE; translated from the coding sequence ATGAACCCGAGCGTCGCGAACCTCGTTCCCCTCCCCGTCCTCATCCCCTTGCTCGCCGCAGCCGCAACCCTGATCGTCGGCCGCCGTCCGCGCGTCCAACGGTGGATCACCGTCTTCGCGCTGGTCGCCTCGCTCGTCGTGTGCGTGGCGCTGCTGTACTACGCCGACGCCGACGGCATCGCGGTACTGCAGATCGGTGGGTGGGAGGCGCCGATCGGCATCTCGCTGGTCGTCGACCGATTGTCGGCGTTGATGCTGGTCGTCTCGGCGATCGTGCTGCTGTCGGTGATGCTGTACGCAGTCGGCCAGGGTATCCACGACGGCAACGAGCAGCAGCCCGTCTCGATCTTCCTGCCGACCTATCTCGCGCTCACCGCGGGTGTCAACATCGCCTTCCTCGCGGGCGACCTGTTCAACCTCTTCGTCGGCTTCGAGGTGCTCCTCGCCGCCTCGTTCGTCCTGCTGACCCTGGGTGCGAGCGCCGACCGCGTCCGCGCGGGCGTCTCGTACGTCATGGTCTCGATGGTGTCCTCGCTGGTCTTCCTCGTGGGCATCGCCTTCGCCTACGCAGCCACGGGCACTTTGAACCTCGCCCAGATGGCACTGCGGATGGACGAGATCTCACCGGGCACCCGGGCCGCGATCTTCGGTGTATTGCTCGTGGCTTTCGGTATCAAGGCCGCGGTCTTCCCGCTGTCGTCGTGGCTGCCCGACTCCTACCCCACCGCGCCCGCACCGGTCACGGCCGTCTTCGCCGGCCTGCTGACCAAGGTCGGTGTGTACGCGATCATCCGGGCGCACACCCTGCTGTTCCCGGGCGGCGAACTCGACGACGTCCTGCTCGTCGCGGGTCTGCTCACGATGATCGTCGGCATCCTCGGCGCGATCGCGCAGAACGACATCAAGCGTCTGCTGTCGTTCACGCTCGTCAGCCATATCGGCTACATGATTTTCGGTGTCGCTCTGTCGTCGCAGACCGGTCTCGCGGGCGCCGTCTACTACGTCGGCCACCACATCCTCGTGCAGACCACCCTGTTCCTCGTGGTGGGTCTCATCGAACGCCAGGCCGGGTCGGCGTCGCTGCGACGCCTCGGCAGCCTCGCGCTCATGTCTCCGCTGCTGGCGGTCCTGTTCCTCATCCCGGCGCTCAACCTGGGCGGTATCCCGCCGTTCTCCGGGTTCATCGGCAAGGTCGCCCTGCTGCAGGCCGGCGCGGAGGACGGTTCGGTCCTGGCCTGGGTCCTCGTCGGCGGTGGTGTCGTGACCAGCCTCCTGACGCTGTACGTCGTCGCGCGTATCTGGACGAAGGCGTTCTGGCGGGCACGCGCCGACGCTCCCGAGGGCGATCTCGCGGACATCGGCCCCTCGGCGCTGATCGACGAATCCGCCACCGACATCTCCTTCGAGGAACGCCCGGACGTCGGCCGGATGCCGGCCGCGATGCTCGTCCCCACGGTCTGGCTCGTCGCGATCGGTGTGTCGTTGACGGTCTTCGCCGGTCCCCTGCTCGACATCAGCAACCGTGCCGCGGAGAACCTGCGCGACCGCACGGTGTACATCGAGGCCGTGCTGGGGGGTGAGCAGGAATGA
- a CDS encoding Na+/H+ antiporter subunit A — MIAILVAHAVAALLAPLLVRVMGRNAFLPLAVVPLASLGWVVTNWGTDQKLQIAWASTLSMNFDLRFDTLAAIMCVLVLGIGSLILLYCSRYFEDDEPRLGLFAAEMVAFAGAMFGLVVSDNMLLLYTFWELTTVLSFLLVGHYAERASSRRAATQALLVTTAGGLAMLVGIIILGEMVGSYNLSDVVAAAPHGWLAGVAVVLVLVGALSKSAVVPLHFWLPGAMAAPTPVSGYLHAAAMVKAGIYLVARLAPGFADSAAWRPIVIGLGLASMILAGWRAFRAFDLKLILAFGTVSQLGFLTALVGTGSREAALAGLAMVIAHALFKACLFMVVGIIDHSTGTRDIRKLAHLGSAAPYLMVIAILAAASMAGLPPFIGFVAKEAALESSLVAEVLPEWARIAMTAGIVVGSILTLAYSIRFIWGAFGRKQLKRPSPAVQNLHAPGPLLLTAPSVLAFAGLAAGFASSWIDHLITPYADELPTELDKPYHLALWHGFSLPLGLTGVVIVGGTVLFLAHRTIARLRFEHPPLGNADRMYDATLQGMDTLSLRLTAFLQRGSLPLTQATILITLVALPTVLMFFFGLSTMPSTRAWDSIWQLGVGLIMMAAAITATALRNRLGAVLVVGVTGYGLGVLFALQGAPDLALTQFLVETVTLVMFVLVLRKLPAETDPAAVMGSKFARAMLGIAVGAVVAGIGAYAVAARTTDPISLLLPDAAYYGGDGKNIVNVLLVDIRAWDTLGEISVLLVAATGVASLVFRTRRFGTAPRVADAPAAQLDAVSASNETTWLLGGDLIDPRYRSLVLEVTTRLVFPTMMILSVYFFFSGHNAPGGGFAGGLVAGLALVLRYLAGGRYELGEAVPIDAGKILGIGLTFAAGTALVSMFLGAPALSSATLELTLPLLGDIKLVTALFFDLGVYLIVVGLVLDVLRSLGARLDAETVGERR, encoded by the coding sequence TTGATCGCCATACTCGTTGCCCATGCGGTCGCTGCCCTTCTGGCGCCGCTTCTGGTCCGAGTCATGGGGAGAAATGCATTCCTGCCGCTCGCGGTGGTGCCCCTCGCGAGTCTCGGCTGGGTCGTCACCAACTGGGGAACCGATCAGAAACTGCAGATCGCGTGGGCCTCGACGCTGTCGATGAATTTCGATCTGCGCTTCGACACGCTCGCGGCGATCATGTGCGTGCTCGTTTTGGGCATCGGCTCGTTGATCCTGCTCTACTGCTCGCGCTATTTCGAGGACGACGAGCCCCGCCTGGGCTTGTTCGCCGCCGAGATGGTCGCCTTCGCCGGCGCCATGTTCGGTCTGGTGGTCAGCGACAACATGTTGCTGCTCTACACCTTCTGGGAACTGACGACCGTCCTGTCGTTCCTGCTCGTCGGGCATTACGCCGAACGCGCTTCGAGTCGCCGTGCCGCCACCCAGGCCCTGCTCGTCACCACGGCCGGTGGTCTGGCGATGCTGGTCGGCATCATCATCCTCGGCGAGATGGTCGGCAGCTACAACCTGTCCGACGTCGTCGCGGCGGCACCTCACGGATGGCTCGCCGGCGTCGCCGTGGTGCTCGTGCTCGTCGGCGCACTGTCGAAGTCCGCCGTGGTCCCGCTGCACTTCTGGCTGCCCGGCGCGATGGCCGCCCCCACCCCGGTGTCCGGATATCTTCACGCCGCGGCGATGGTCAAAGCCGGCATCTACCTCGTGGCCCGGCTCGCACCCGGCTTCGCGGACAGCGCCGCGTGGCGGCCGATCGTCATCGGTCTCGGTCTCGCGTCGATGATCCTCGCCGGCTGGCGAGCGTTCCGCGCCTTCGACCTCAAGCTCATCCTGGCCTTCGGCACCGTCAGCCAGCTCGGCTTTCTCACTGCGCTGGTGGGTACGGGCAGCCGGGAAGCGGCCCTGGCGGGCCTGGCGATGGTGATCGCCCACGCCCTGTTCAAGGCATGCCTGTTCATGGTGGTCGGCATCATCGACCACTCCACCGGCACCCGCGACATCCGCAAACTCGCGCATCTCGGCTCTGCCGCCCCCTACCTGATGGTGATCGCGATACTTGCGGCGGCGAGCATGGCCGGTCTGCCGCCGTTCATCGGTTTCGTCGCGAAGGAAGCCGCGCTCGAGTCGTCGCTGGTGGCCGAGGTGCTCCCCGAATGGGCGCGGATCGCCATGACTGCGGGCATCGTGGTGGGCTCGATCCTCACCCTCGCCTACAGCATCCGGTTCATCTGGGGCGCCTTCGGTCGTAAGCAGCTCAAACGTCCGAGCCCCGCGGTGCAGAACCTGCACGCGCCCGGCCCGCTGCTGCTCACCGCCCCGAGCGTCCTCGCGTTCGCCGGTCTCGCTGCGGGCTTCGCGAGCTCGTGGATCGACCATCTGATCACCCCCTACGCCGACGAGCTGCCCACCGAACTCGACAAGCCCTACCACCTGGCGTTGTGGCACGGATTCTCCTTGCCGCTGGGTCTGACCGGCGTGGTGATCGTGGGCGGCACGGTCCTGTTCCTCGCGCACCGCACCATCGCGCGTCTGCGCTTCGAGCACCCGCCGCTCGGAAATGCCGACCGGATGTACGACGCGACCCTCCAGGGCATGGACACCCTGTCCCTGCGCCTGACCGCCTTCCTGCAGCGCGGTTCGCTCCCCCTGACCCAGGCGACCATCCTCATCACCCTGGTGGCGCTCCCGACGGTGCTGATGTTCTTCTTCGGGCTGAGCACGATGCCGTCGACGCGCGCGTGGGACTCGATCTGGCAGCTCGGGGTGGGGTTGATCATGATGGCCGCCGCGATCACCGCGACGGCCCTGCGCAACCGTCTCGGCGCAGTGTTGGTCGTGGGCGTGACCGGCTACGGGCTCGGGGTGCTGTTCGCCCTCCAGGGAGCTCCCGACCTCGCGCTCACCCAGTTCCTCGTCGAGACCGTCACCCTCGTGATGTTCGTGCTGGTCCTGCGCAAGCTGCCCGCCGAGACCGACCCGGCCGCGGTGATGGGCAGCAAGTTCGCCCGCGCGATGCTCGGCATCGCCGTGGGCGCGGTGGTCGCCGGGATCGGCGCCTACGCCGTCGCGGCACGCACTACCGATCCGATCTCGCTGCTGCTGCCCGACGCCGCCTACTACGGCGGTGACGGCAAGAACATCGTCAACGTCCTGCTCGTCGACATCCGCGCCTGGGACACGCTGGGCGAGATCTCGGTGCTGCTGGTCGCCGCGACCGGCGTGGCCAGCCTGGTCTTCCGCACCCGCCGCTTCGGCACCGCCCCGCGTGTGGCGGACGCACCCGCGGCGCAGCTCGACGCGGTCTCCGCCAGCAACGAGACGACCTGGCTGCTCGGCGGCGATCTCATCGATCCGCGCTACCGATCGCTGGTCCTCGAGGTCACCACGCGACTGGTCTTCCCCACCATGATGATCCTGTCGGTGTACTTCTTCTTCTCCGGGCACAACGCGCCCGGTGGCGGTTTCGCGGGCGGTCTCGTCGCCGGTCTCGCGCTGGTGTTGAGGTACCTGGCCGGCGGACGCTACGAGCTCGGAGAGGCGGTTCCCATCGACGCCGGCAAGATCCTCGGCATCGGACTCACCTTCGCCGCGGGCACCGCACTGGTGTCGATGTTTCTCGGCGCCCCGGCGCTGTCGTCGGCGACCCTCGAGCTCACGCTGCCTCTGCTCGGCGACATCAAGCTCGTGACCGCACTGTTCTTCGACCTCGGTGTGTACCTCATCGTCGTCGGACTGGTCCTGGACGTGCTGCGCAGCCTAGGTGCTCGCCTCGACGCCGAGACCGTGGGTGAGCGCCGATGA
- a CDS encoding AAA family ATPase: protein MTTPQLSLTVRLNTSAADSRRGVVRLHPEALAALGLREWDAIALVGARRTAVVAGLAPAGTPTGTILLDDVVLSNTGLKEDATVVVAPVTVYGARTVTVTGSTLARQSIPETTLRQALLGKVLTVGDAVSLLPRDLGPGTSNAETTRALSRTFAIAWTTELLTVSSVDPAGPVSVQPNTAVVWGGGPGALPSSVPSASGFVSSGFVASSPATDRPESAPATPPPPPVEDLVGVQAQVAKLSEWLTLSLDEPELLRTLGASPHLGVLVTGPAGVGKATFVRSVVADRRLVEVDGPGVGALAADERLRRISAAAEAVRGGGVLLLTDVDAVLPADTEPVATLILDELRRVVDTEGAVLIATTAHPDDVDSRLRAPEICDRELSLPLPDGATRRALLDVLLRSVPSTGLDLAAVAGRTPGFVVADLAALCREAALRAASRANRDDDEPSLVQDDLLGALEVIRPLSRSGSEELAIGSVSLDDVGDMVETKQALTEAVLWPLQHPDSFERLGVDPPRGVLLYGPPGCGKTYLVRALAGTGRLSVHAVKGAELMDKWVGASEKAVRELFERARNSAPALVFLDEIDALAPRRGQSSDSGVSDRVVASLLTELDGVEPLRDVVVVGATNRPDLIDPALLRPGRLERLVFVPPPDAEARAAILKTAGRSVPLDDDVDLDDLAAGLDGYSAADCSALLREAALAAMRRNVDAAVVTAEDVAVAREKVRPSLDPVQVAHLQAYAEGR, encoded by the coding sequence GTGACGACCCCACAACTCTCACTCACCGTCCGGCTCAACACCTCCGCCGCCGACTCGCGGCGCGGTGTCGTGCGTCTGCACCCCGAGGCGCTGGCCGCGCTGGGCCTGCGGGAATGGGACGCGATCGCGCTGGTGGGAGCGCGTCGCACGGCGGTCGTGGCGGGTCTCGCCCCGGCCGGCACCCCGACCGGCACGATCTTGCTCGATGACGTGGTGCTGTCGAACACAGGCCTGAAGGAGGACGCGACGGTCGTCGTCGCGCCCGTGACGGTCTACGGCGCGCGCACGGTGACGGTCACCGGGTCCACCCTCGCGCGGCAGTCGATCCCGGAGACCACCCTGCGTCAGGCGCTGCTCGGGAAGGTCCTCACCGTCGGCGACGCGGTGTCGCTGCTCCCCCGCGATCTCGGACCGGGCACGAGCAACGCCGAGACGACGCGGGCACTGTCGCGGACGTTCGCGATCGCGTGGACCACCGAACTGCTCACCGTCTCCTCGGTCGATCCGGCCGGACCGGTGAGCGTGCAGCCGAACACCGCCGTCGTGTGGGGCGGTGGCCCGGGTGCCCTGCCGTCCTCCGTGCCGTCCGCTTCCGGATTCGTCTCGTCGGGGTTCGTCGCCTCCTCCCCCGCGACCGACCGTCCCGAATCGGCCCCCGCCACGCCTCCGCCACCGCCGGTCGAGGATCTCGTGGGTGTGCAGGCCCAGGTCGCGAAGCTCTCCGAGTGGCTCACCCTCTCGCTCGACGAACCCGAACTGCTGCGCACCCTCGGCGCGTCGCCGCATCTCGGGGTGCTCGTCACCGGTCCCGCCGGGGTCGGTAAGGCGACCTTCGTGCGCTCGGTGGTCGCCGACCGGCGTCTGGTCGAGGTCGACGGGCCGGGTGTGGGTGCACTCGCCGCCGACGAGCGGCTGCGCCGGATCTCCGCGGCGGCCGAAGCGGTGCGCGGTGGGGGCGTCCTGCTGCTCACCGACGTCGATGCCGTGCTCCCCGCCGACACCGAACCCGTCGCGACGTTGATCCTCGACGAGCTGCGGCGGGTGGTCGACACCGAGGGCGCGGTGCTGATCGCGACCACCGCGCATCCCGACGACGTCGACTCCCGGCTGCGTGCCCCGGAGATCTGCGACCGCGAACTGTCCCTGCCGCTGCCCGACGGCGCGACCCGCCGCGCCCTGCTCGACGTGCTGCTGCGCTCGGTGCCGTCCACCGGTCTCGACCTCGCCGCCGTCGCGGGTCGCACCCCCGGTTTCGTCGTCGCCGACCTCGCGGCGCTGTGTCGCGAGGCGGCACTGCGCGCGGCGTCGCGGGCGAACCGCGACGACGACGAACCCTCGCTCGTCCAGGACGACCTGCTCGGCGCGCTCGAGGTGATCCGTCCGCTGTCGCGATCGGGTTCCGAGGAGCTGGCGATCGGCAGCGTGAGCCTCGACGACGTCGGCGACATGGTCGAGACGAAGCAGGCCCTGACCGAAGCCGTCCTGTGGCCGCTGCAGCATCCCGATTCGTTCGAGCGTCTCGGTGTCGATCCGCCGCGCGGTGTGCTGCTGTACGGCCCGCCCGGTTGCGGCAAGACCTATCTCGTCCGCGCTCTCGCCGGCACGGGACGTCTGAGCGTCCACGCCGTCAAGGGCGCCGAACTGATGGACAAGTGGGTCGGTGCGTCGGAGAAGGCGGTGCGCGAGTTGTTCGAGCGTGCCCGCAACTCGGCACCGGCGTTGGTGTTCCTCGACGAGATCGATGCTCTCGCACCGCGCCGCGGGCAGAGCTCCGATTCCGGGGTGTCCGACCGGGTCGTCGCGTCGCTGCTCACCGAACTCGACGGTGTCGAGCCGCTGCGCGACGTCGTGGTGGTGGGAGCGACCAACCGGCCCGACCTCATCGACCCGGCTCTGCTGCGTCCCGGCCGGCTCGAACGTCTCGTGTTCGTGCCGCCGCCGGACGCCGAGGCCCGGGCCGCGATCCTGAAGACCGCGGGCCGATCGGTACCGCTCGACGACGACGTCGACCTCGACGACCTGGCCGCCGGACTCGACGGCTACTCGGCCGCGGACTGCTCGGCTCTGCTGCGCGAGGCCGCGCTCGCGGCGATGCGGCGCAACGTCGACGCCGCCGTGGTCACCGCCGAGGACGTCGCGGTGGCCCGGGAGAAGGTGCGCCCCTCGCTCGATCCCGTGCAGGTCGCTCATCTGCAGGCCTACGCGGAGGGCCGTTGA
- a CDS encoding CDP-alcohol phosphatidyltransferase family protein, with amino-acid sequence MSPHTQGSRAVATGRSRNRPNVVRLLPSVITVLAFSAGLSAVKFALDGQLGTALGMIGAAAVLDSLDGRIARMLDATSKIGAELDSLSDAVAFGVAPALVLYVTLLDGSPFGWIVALLYAVSLVLRLARFNTLLEDDSVPAYAREYFVGVPAPAAALIALAPVAAHIQWGDGWWTAYGLVAVWILGTAGLAISRIPTFAMKSASVPARLAVVLLVLVAMAAAALVTYPFILMLVLVAVYLAHIPFAVRSRRWVAARPETWDIKPSERRALRARNRAQRPRRVAARRVATSARSQARLGLRRPRGR; translated from the coding sequence GTGAGTCCGCACACGCAGGGTTCGCGTGCGGTCGCGACCGGGCGGTCCCGCAATCGGCCCAACGTCGTCCGCCTGCTGCCGAGCGTCATCACGGTCCTGGCGTTCTCCGCCGGACTGTCGGCGGTGAAGTTCGCGCTCGACGGACAACTCGGCACCGCGCTCGGCATGATCGGCGCCGCGGCCGTCCTCGACTCGCTCGACGGTCGCATCGCCCGCATGCTCGACGCGACCAGCAAGATCGGCGCCGAACTCGACTCGCTGTCGGACGCCGTCGCGTTCGGTGTCGCCCCGGCGCTCGTGCTCTACGTGACGTTGCTCGACGGCAGCCCCTTCGGCTGGATCGTCGCCCTGCTCTACGCAGTGAGCCTCGTGCTGCGACTCGCGCGCTTCAACACCCTGCTCGAGGACGACAGCGTCCCCGCCTACGCACGCGAGTACTTCGTCGGCGTGCCCGCACCGGCGGCCGCCCTCATCGCGCTCGCACCCGTCGCCGCCCACATCCAGTGGGGCGACGGCTGGTGGACCGCCTACGGGCTGGTCGCGGTGTGGATCCTCGGGACGGCCGGGCTCGCGATCAGCCGCATCCCGACCTTCGCGATGAAGTCGGCGTCCGTGCCCGCGCGACTCGCCGTGGTGCTGCTCGTGCTGGTCGCGATGGCGGCGGCCGCGCTGGTCACCTATCCGTTCATCCTCATGCTCGTGCTGGTCGCGGTCTACCTCGCGCACATCCCCTTCGCGGTGCGATCGCGGCGCTGGGTCGCGGCCCGGCCCGAGACCTGGGACATCAAGCCCTCGGAGCGACGCGCACTGCGTGCCCGCAACCGCGCGCAGCGTCCGCGTCGTGTCGCCGCCCGGCGTGTCGCCACGTCGGCGAGATCTCAGGCGCGACTCGGGCTGCGCCGTCCGCGAGGACGATGA
- a CDS encoding phosphatidylserine decarboxylase, translating to MARKPTPAGTPPTSGVAHMVDLVRHVVPPMHPGGIPFVAAPLAVAILGRRKPWLRRAGLASALACATFFRHPHRVPPNRAGVVVAPADGEIALVDHAVPPAELGLGSEERPRVSIFLSVLDVHVQRSPVGGTVRSVVHTPGKFLSADLADASEVNERTSMLIETRDGAEVAVVQIAGLLARRIVNDAQIGDTLPIGDTYGLIRFGSRVDTYLPVGSTLLVERGQRTIGAETVLAQLPTVS from the coding sequence GTGGCACGTAAGCCGACGCCCGCCGGAACACCCCCCACCAGCGGGGTAGCCCACATGGTCGACCTGGTCAGGCATGTCGTACCGCCCATGCATCCGGGCGGTATCCCCTTCGTCGCAGCTCCGCTGGCCGTGGCGATCCTCGGCCGCCGCAAGCCCTGGCTGCGCCGCGCCGGTCTCGCATCGGCACTGGCGTGCGCCACCTTCTTCCGGCACCCGCACCGCGTGCCGCCGAACCGCGCCGGAGTGGTCGTCGCTCCCGCCGACGGTGAGATCGCTCTCGTCGACCATGCCGTGCCGCCCGCCGAACTCGGGCTCGGCAGCGAGGAGCGCCCCCGGGTCAGCATCTTCCTGTCCGTCCTCGACGTGCACGTGCAACGCAGCCCCGTCGGCGGCACCGTCCGCTCGGTGGTCCACACCCCGGGCAAGTTCCTCTCCGCCGATCTCGCCGACGCGAGCGAGGTCAACGAGCGCACCAGCATGCTGATCGAGACGCGCGACGGCGCCGAGGTCGCCGTCGTCCAGATCGCCGGGCTGCTGGCACGGCGCATCGTCAACGACGCGCAGATCGGCGACACCCTGCCGATCGGCGACACCTACGGCCTGATCCGCTTCGGATCCCGGGTCGACACCTACCTGCCGGTCGGGAGCACCCTGCTGGTCGAACGCGGTCAGCGCACCATCGGTGCCGAGACCGTCCTCGCTCAGCTGCCCACGGTGTCGTGA
- a CDS encoding SRPBCC family protein: MSKTLEATIEITASPEQVWRVVSDLKRMGEWSPQCRRMIVRGGPVSAGTTTININKKGLLVWPTTSKVIDFEPGRRLSFRINENRSIWSFTLEPTATGTRVTQRREAPTGTSKVSQTLVKYVLGGTEAFDDELTVGMNATLARLKNEIEAAARV; the protein is encoded by the coding sequence GTGTCGAAGACCCTCGAGGCCACGATCGAGATCACCGCCTCCCCCGAGCAGGTGTGGCGCGTGGTGTCCGATCTGAAGCGGATGGGCGAGTGGAGCCCGCAGTGCCGTCGGATGATCGTGCGCGGTGGGCCGGTGTCGGCCGGCACCACCACGATCAACATCAACAAGAAGGGGCTGCTGGTGTGGCCCACGACGTCGAAGGTGATCGACTTCGAACCCGGCCGTCGCCTGAGCTTCCGGATCAACGAGAACCGCTCCATCTGGTCGTTCACCCTCGAACCCACCGCCACCGGCACGCGGGTCACCCAGCGGCGCGAGGCGCCCACCGGGACCAGCAAGGTCTCGCAGACCCTGGTCAAGTATGTTCTCGGCGGCACCGAGGCGTTCGACGACGAACTGACGGTGGGGATGAACGCGACTCTCGCCCGTCTCAAGAACGAGATCGAGGCGGCCGCGCGGGTCTGA